The sequence CCAGAAAAATCATCCGAGTTTGAAATTGCCATTTGAATGGCGTTTTTGGCGAACAAAGAAAGATTGACCCTAACCGAAGACGCGTAGACATCCCCGTCATTGATTAATAGAGAAGCAGTCGGGGGCGGATTAGTCGGCAGTGGAGGACCAGCCGCGTTTATCTCAACAACACAGGCGGCGCTGCATAAGTCGCCCGATACGGTATTTCCGTCGTCGCATCCTTCGCTCCCTTCAATCACTCCGTTGCCGCATCGAATCGTCACCCAATCAGTTTTCACTTTATAATCAACGGTCAAGCAAGAATCGCCATCCGAACAATTAAAACTAATCCAGCCCGTATTTTCGCCCCAGGCGTAACCCGAAAAATAGCCGTTTGTGTCAATGCTCACTCCCCCGCCAGTCGGATTAAAATTGACCCAGCCCGTATTTTCGCCCCAGGCGTATCCTGACAAAATACCGCCCGTAGTATTGCTAACTCCTCCCTCGCTTGGATTCAAATTAAGCCAGCCCCCGTTTTCAAACCAAGCGTATCCAGTCAATCCAGAATCCGTCACCTGAACATTGCCATCGCTATCCCCAAAATTCACCCAACCCAAATTTTCCGACCAAGCGTATTTATCAGCAGAATCTATCATTTCTGTGGTACCAGAAGCTAAAACAGTTAATGGAAAAACTATAAAAAACAACGATAAGATACCGCAGATTACTACAGATTTCGCTGGTTTTACAACTACTTGCGCGTTTTTCATTAAAGTAATTCCCAATGCCCTGCTCTTTTAGTTCCCACAAACTTAATTTTTCCGTCTTTTTTTAAATCTTTTAAATCTCTTTCTATTGTTTTTTCGGTAACTCCTATTTCTTTAGCTAAAGAAATATAAGTAAACTTTTTCTTACTTTTAATCTTATTAATAATAATTTGTTTTCTTTTGTCTTTACCGACATCTTTACCGACATCTTTACCGACATCTTTACCGACATCTTTTTTAGTAAATTCTTTGCTAAAAGCTGCTACCTCAAATCCCCCGCTAACTTCTTTAAAGTCCAACCCCTTTAAGCCGTGTTCTCTAAACTGATCAATTGCCTTTTTAATTCCGCTACCATATCTCTCAATCAAACCACAATCCCTGAAAATCTCCGCAACTAATTTATTTCTTGGGCAAGATCTTTCAGTGCCTCTTTTAATGTTTTCTAAACTTAAATCATAAGGCAACTTGCCAATATTCCAAAAAATTAATTTATCTGGATAAACTCTAAATTGTGAATGCGCGCCTTCCCTATAATCTCTATGGACAATAGCATTAATTACAATCTCTCTTAAAGCGGTAATTGGATACTGCCATTTTTCTTCTCTTCTGGGCTTACCTGTAAAAACATATTCTTTTAAAATATAACTTTCAATAAAATCCATTACTTCCTCAACCTCAGCAATCAAATCGTTTCTAATAATTTTACTCTTTTTAATTA is a genomic window of Patescibacteria group bacterium containing:
- a CDS encoding putative DNA binding domain-containing protein; the protein is MKKEILKIIKDGENENIEFKRDFADEVIISLVAFANFKGGKVLLGVGDNGKIAGVKINKESIQKWANEIKNKTQPYLNVNAYQVNFKNKIIIIFEVLEFPLKPVSFKNRYYIRKNNSNHILSLQDVAEMYLRTKNSSWDFYADKDADLDKLNQDKISQVKAIIEENLSISLGDNLSFLRKYSLIVEEDGNEYPSFASMLLFSKKPLRQTDIQIGLFQTDTIIKKSKIIRNDLIAEVEEVMDFIESYILKEYVFTGKPRREEKWQYPITALREIVINAIVHRDYREGAHSQFRVYPDKLIFWNIGKLPYDLSLENIKRGTERSCPRNKLVAEIFRDCGLIERYGSGIKKAIDQFREHGLKGLDFKEVSGGFEVAAFSKEFTKKDVGKDVGKDVGKDVGKDKRKQIIINKIKSKKKFTYISLAKEIGVTEKTIERDLKDLKKDGKIKFVGTKRAGHWELL